The following proteins are co-located in the Chaetodon trifascialis isolate fChaTrf1 chromosome 14, fChaTrf1.hap1, whole genome shotgun sequence genome:
- the slc5a6b gene encoding solute carrier family 5 member 6 isoform X2, protein MDPSHQKHFTVVDYVIFGVLLAVSVGIGLYHALSGGRQRTTQEFLMADRSMSCLPVSLSLIASFQSAVAIIGVPAEVYTHGTQYWFIGCAYILGLLIPAHVFIPVLYRLRLSSAYQYLELRFSKAVRICGTLTFIFQMVIYMGVCVYTPAFALNTVTGFELWGAVLATGLVCTLYTTVGGLKAVIWTDVFQTLVMFAGQLAVIVVGVQQTGGVSEVWRKVWEGNRISGLDLNPDPTERHTFWTLGVGGVFLMLSLYGVNQAQVQRYLSSRTEREAVRSCYMVFPSLQLALALSCVMGLVMFARYCGEDHSDKLGTSSRDAIVLYFVMDMLQGLPGLPGLFIACLFSAALSTISSAFNSLATVTMEDLIKPHFPAMTEARAMLLSKALAMSYGLLCLAMAYLTHLMGNSVLQGAVAGLGAGLAVAFWVSIGSIVTRSSSTLPVDCRAILLPDNTTAAIQTALSNATLSRPSGLKRFYSLSYMWYSAFNCFTVILIGLIISFLTGPMKEEDVTPGTIYPVFGKLLCFLPEHLKKKLCCVTPLGETLSAQPRQPPQHKESNGLAFPQEDGPSQGETESFLPDAHTPFVEHETAV, encoded by the exons ATGGACCCGTCCCACCAGAAGCACTTCACCGTGGTCGACTATGTGATATTTGGCGTCTTGCTTGCTGTCTCTGTGGGCATCGGGCTGTACCATGCTCTCTCAGGTGGGCGTCAGCGCACCACTCAGGAGTTCTTGATGGCGGACAGGAGCATGAGCTGTCTTCCCGTTTCGCTGTCGCTCATCGCCTCATTCCAGTCTGCCGTGGCGATTATAGGCGTACCGGCAGAAGTCTACACTCATGGCACTCAGTACTGGTTCATCGGCTGTGCCTACATCCTGGGCCTCCTCATTCCAGCTCATGTTTTCATTCCAGTGTTGTACAGACTGCGGCTCTCCAGCGCTTACCAG TATCTTGAGCTGCGTTTCAGCAAAGCAGTGCGTATCTGTGGAACTTTGACCTTCATCTTTCAGATG GTTATCTATATGGGAGTCTGTGTGTATACTCCCGCCTTTGCACTAAATACAG TAACTGGATTTGAATTGTGGGGAGCAGTGCTGGCCACTGGACTAGTGTGCACATTGTACACAACAGTG GGTGGCCTGAAGGCCGTCATCTGGACAGACGTCTTTCAGACTCTCGTGATGTTTGCCGGGCAGCTGGCTGTCATCGTGGTGGGAGTGCAGCAGACTGGGGGAGTGTCTGAAGTCTGGAGGAAAGTCTGGGAAGGAAACCGCATCTCCGGTCTCGA CCTAAACCCAGATCCTACAGAGCGGCACACCTTCTGGACTCTGGGGGTTGGTGGGGTCTTCCTCATGTTGTCCCTGTACGGAGTGAACCAGGCTCAGGTCCAAAGATATCTCAGCTCGcgcacagagagagaagctgtCAG GTCTTGCTACATGGTGTTTCCCTCCCTGCAGCTGGCTCTGGCACTAAGCTGTGTGATGGGACTGGTCATGTTTGCACGATACTGTGGAGAGGATCACTCCGACAAGCTGGGCACCTCTTCAAGGGATGCA ATTGTGTTATACTTCGTGATGGATATGCTGCAAGGTCTGCCCGGACTGCCTGGACTCTTCATTGCATGTTTATTCAGTGCAGCTCTCAG CACCATCTCCTCTGCGTTTAACTCTTTGGCTACTGTGACAATGGAAGACCTCATCAAACCGCATTTCCCCGCCATGACAGAGGCAAGAGCCATGCTGCTGTCCAAAGCCTTAG CTATGTCCTACGGGCTGCTGTGTCTGGCCATGGCCTACCTCACTCACCTCATGGGCAATTCAGTTCTACAG GGAGCGGTGGCAGGTCTGGGGGCGGGTCTGGCTGTGGCTTTCTGGGTCAGCATCGGGAGCATCGTCACGCGGAGCTCCAGCACGCTGCCAGTGGACTGCAGAGCCATCCTGCTGCCAGACAACACCACTGCTGCCATTCAGACCGCGCTCAGCAACGCCACCCTGAG CCGACCCTCTGGACTGAAGAGATTTTATTCCTTGTCCTACATGTGGTACAGCGCATTCAACTGCTTCACAGTCATCCTAATAGGCCTGATTATCAGCTTTCTCACAG GTCCCATGAAAGAAGAAGATGTGACCCCAGGCACAATTTACCCCGTATTTGGGAAACTGCTTTGTTTCCTACCTGAACACCTCAAAAAGAAGCTCTGCTGTGTGACTCCTCTGGGTGAGACG CTCTCAGCACAACCAAGGCAGCCTCcacaacacaaagaaagcaaTGGCTTAGCATTCCCTCAAGAGGATGGACCATCACAGGGGGAGACGGAAAGCTTTCTTCCCGACGCTCACACACCTTTTGTGGAGCATGAAACAGCTGTGTGA
- the slc5a6b gene encoding solute carrier family 5 member 6 isoform X1 — protein MDPSHQKHFTVVDYVIFGVLLAVSVGIGLYHALSGGRQRTTQEFLMADRSMSCLPVSLSLIASFQSAVAIIGVPAEVYTHGTQYWFIGCAYILGLLIPAHVFIPVLYRLRLSSAYQYLELRFSKAVRICGTLTFIFQMVIYMGVCVYTPAFALNTVTGFELWGAVLATGLVCTLYTTVGGLKAVIWTDVFQTLVMFAGQLAVIVVGVQQTGGVSEVWRKVWEGNRISGLDLNPDPTERHTFWTLGVGGVFLMLSLYGVNQAQVQRYLSSRTEREAVRSCYMVFPSLQLALALSCVMGLVMFARYCGEDHSDKLGTSSRDAIVLYFVMDMLQGLPGLPGLFIACLFSAALSTISSAFNSLATVTMEDLIKPHFPAMTEARAMLLSKALAMSYGLLCLAMAYLTHLMGNSVLQVALKIFGTVGGPILGLFCLGMFFPWANSTGAVAGLGAGLAVAFWVSIGSIVTRSSSTLPVDCRAILLPDNTTAAIQTALSNATLSRPSGLKRFYSLSYMWYSAFNCFTVILIGLIISFLTGPMKEEDVTPGTIYPVFGKLLCFLPEHLKKKLCCVTPLGETLSAQPRQPPQHKESNGLAFPQEDGPSQGETESFLPDAHTPFVEHETAV, from the exons ATGGACCCGTCCCACCAGAAGCACTTCACCGTGGTCGACTATGTGATATTTGGCGTCTTGCTTGCTGTCTCTGTGGGCATCGGGCTGTACCATGCTCTCTCAGGTGGGCGTCAGCGCACCACTCAGGAGTTCTTGATGGCGGACAGGAGCATGAGCTGTCTTCCCGTTTCGCTGTCGCTCATCGCCTCATTCCAGTCTGCCGTGGCGATTATAGGCGTACCGGCAGAAGTCTACACTCATGGCACTCAGTACTGGTTCATCGGCTGTGCCTACATCCTGGGCCTCCTCATTCCAGCTCATGTTTTCATTCCAGTGTTGTACAGACTGCGGCTCTCCAGCGCTTACCAG TATCTTGAGCTGCGTTTCAGCAAAGCAGTGCGTATCTGTGGAACTTTGACCTTCATCTTTCAGATG GTTATCTATATGGGAGTCTGTGTGTATACTCCCGCCTTTGCACTAAATACAG TAACTGGATTTGAATTGTGGGGAGCAGTGCTGGCCACTGGACTAGTGTGCACATTGTACACAACAGTG GGTGGCCTGAAGGCCGTCATCTGGACAGACGTCTTTCAGACTCTCGTGATGTTTGCCGGGCAGCTGGCTGTCATCGTGGTGGGAGTGCAGCAGACTGGGGGAGTGTCTGAAGTCTGGAGGAAAGTCTGGGAAGGAAACCGCATCTCCGGTCTCGA CCTAAACCCAGATCCTACAGAGCGGCACACCTTCTGGACTCTGGGGGTTGGTGGGGTCTTCCTCATGTTGTCCCTGTACGGAGTGAACCAGGCTCAGGTCCAAAGATATCTCAGCTCGcgcacagagagagaagctgtCAG GTCTTGCTACATGGTGTTTCCCTCCCTGCAGCTGGCTCTGGCACTAAGCTGTGTGATGGGACTGGTCATGTTTGCACGATACTGTGGAGAGGATCACTCCGACAAGCTGGGCACCTCTTCAAGGGATGCA ATTGTGTTATACTTCGTGATGGATATGCTGCAAGGTCTGCCCGGACTGCCTGGACTCTTCATTGCATGTTTATTCAGTGCAGCTCTCAG CACCATCTCCTCTGCGTTTAACTCTTTGGCTACTGTGACAATGGAAGACCTCATCAAACCGCATTTCCCCGCCATGACAGAGGCAAGAGCCATGCTGCTGTCCAAAGCCTTAG CTATGTCCTACGGGCTGCTGTGTCTGGCCATGGCCTACCTCACTCACCTCATGGGCAATTCAGTTCTACAG GTGGCTTTGAAAATCTTTGGGACGGTTGGTGGTCCTATTCTTGGGCTGTTTTGTCTCGGGATGTTCTTCCCATGGGCCAACTCCACT GGAGCGGTGGCAGGTCTGGGGGCGGGTCTGGCTGTGGCTTTCTGGGTCAGCATCGGGAGCATCGTCACGCGGAGCTCCAGCACGCTGCCAGTGGACTGCAGAGCCATCCTGCTGCCAGACAACACCACTGCTGCCATTCAGACCGCGCTCAGCAACGCCACCCTGAG CCGACCCTCTGGACTGAAGAGATTTTATTCCTTGTCCTACATGTGGTACAGCGCATTCAACTGCTTCACAGTCATCCTAATAGGCCTGATTATCAGCTTTCTCACAG GTCCCATGAAAGAAGAAGATGTGACCCCAGGCACAATTTACCCCGTATTTGGGAAACTGCTTTGTTTCCTACCTGAACACCTCAAAAAGAAGCTCTGCTGTGTGACTCCTCTGGGTGAGACG CTCTCAGCACAACCAAGGCAGCCTCcacaacacaaagaaagcaaTGGCTTAGCATTCCCTCAAGAGGATGGACCATCACAGGGGGAGACGGAAAGCTTTCTTCCCGACGCTCACACACCTTTTGTGGAGCATGAAACAGCTGTGTGA
- the slc5a6b gene encoding solute carrier family 5 member 6 isoform X3, whose translation MDPSHQKHFTVVDYVIFGVLLAVSVGIGLYHALSGGRQRTTQEFLMADRSMSCLPVSLSLIASFQSAVAIIGVPAEVYTHGTQYWFIGCAYILGLLIPAHVFIPVLYRLRLSSAYQYLELRFSKAVRICGTLTFIFQMVIYMGVCVYTPAFALNTVTGFELWGAVLATGLVCTLYTTVGGLKAVIWTDVFQTLVMFAGQLAVIVVGVQQTGGVSEVWRKVWEGNRISGLDLNPDPTERHTFWTLGVGGVFLMLSLYGVNQAQVQRYLSSRTEREAVRSCYMVFPSLQLALALSCVMGLVMFARYCGEDHSDKLGTSSRDAIVLYFVMDMLQGLPGLPGLFIACLFSAALSTISSAFNSLATVTMEDLIKPHFPAMTEARAMLLSKALGGFENLWDGWWSYSWAVLSRDVLPMGQLHWSGGRSGGGSGCGFLGQHREHRHAELQHAASGLQSHPAARQHHCCHSDRAQQRHPEPTLWTEEILFLVLHVVQRIQLLHSHPNRPDYQLSHRSHERRRCDPRHNLPRIWETALFPT comes from the exons ATGGACCCGTCCCACCAGAAGCACTTCACCGTGGTCGACTATGTGATATTTGGCGTCTTGCTTGCTGTCTCTGTGGGCATCGGGCTGTACCATGCTCTCTCAGGTGGGCGTCAGCGCACCACTCAGGAGTTCTTGATGGCGGACAGGAGCATGAGCTGTCTTCCCGTTTCGCTGTCGCTCATCGCCTCATTCCAGTCTGCCGTGGCGATTATAGGCGTACCGGCAGAAGTCTACACTCATGGCACTCAGTACTGGTTCATCGGCTGTGCCTACATCCTGGGCCTCCTCATTCCAGCTCATGTTTTCATTCCAGTGTTGTACAGACTGCGGCTCTCCAGCGCTTACCAG TATCTTGAGCTGCGTTTCAGCAAAGCAGTGCGTATCTGTGGAACTTTGACCTTCATCTTTCAGATG GTTATCTATATGGGAGTCTGTGTGTATACTCCCGCCTTTGCACTAAATACAG TAACTGGATTTGAATTGTGGGGAGCAGTGCTGGCCACTGGACTAGTGTGCACATTGTACACAACAGTG GGTGGCCTGAAGGCCGTCATCTGGACAGACGTCTTTCAGACTCTCGTGATGTTTGCCGGGCAGCTGGCTGTCATCGTGGTGGGAGTGCAGCAGACTGGGGGAGTGTCTGAAGTCTGGAGGAAAGTCTGGGAAGGAAACCGCATCTCCGGTCTCGA CCTAAACCCAGATCCTACAGAGCGGCACACCTTCTGGACTCTGGGGGTTGGTGGGGTCTTCCTCATGTTGTCCCTGTACGGAGTGAACCAGGCTCAGGTCCAAAGATATCTCAGCTCGcgcacagagagagaagctgtCAG GTCTTGCTACATGGTGTTTCCCTCCCTGCAGCTGGCTCTGGCACTAAGCTGTGTGATGGGACTGGTCATGTTTGCACGATACTGTGGAGAGGATCACTCCGACAAGCTGGGCACCTCTTCAAGGGATGCA ATTGTGTTATACTTCGTGATGGATATGCTGCAAGGTCTGCCCGGACTGCCTGGACTCTTCATTGCATGTTTATTCAGTGCAGCTCTCAG CACCATCTCCTCTGCGTTTAACTCTTTGGCTACTGTGACAATGGAAGACCTCATCAAACCGCATTTCCCCGCCATGACAGAGGCAAGAGCCATGCTGCTGTCCAAAGCCTTAG GTGGCTTTGAAAATCTTTGGGACGGTTGGTGGTCCTATTCTTGGGCTGTTTTGTCTCGGGATGTTCTTCCCATGGGCCAACTCCACT GGAGCGGTGGCAGGTCTGGGGGCGGGTCTGGCTGTGGCTTTCTGGGTCAGCATCGGGAGCATCGTCACGCGGAGCTCCAGCACGCTGCCAGTGGACTGCAGAGCCATCCTGCTGCCAGACAACACCACTGCTGCCATTCAGACCGCGCTCAGCAACGCCACCCTGAG CCGACCCTCTGGACTGAAGAGATTTTATTCCTTGTCCTACATGTGGTACAGCGCATTCAACTGCTTCACAGTCATCCTAATAGGCCTGATTATCAGCTTTCTCACAG GTCCCATGAAAGAAGAAGATGTGACCCCAGGCACAATTTACCCCGTATTTGGGAAACTGCTTTGTTTCCTACCTGA
- the slc5a6b gene encoding solute carrier family 5 member 6 isoform X4: MDPSHQKHFTVVDYVIFGVLLAVSVGIGLYHALSGGRQRTTQEFLMADRSMSCLPVSLSLIASFQSAVAIIGVPAEVYTHGTQYWFIGCAYILGLLIPAHVFIPVLYRLRLSSAYQYLELRFSKAVRICGTLTFIFQMVIYMGVCVYTPAFALNTVTGFELWGAVLATGLVCTLYTTVGGLKAVIWTDVFQTLVMFAGQLAVIVVGVQQTGGVSEVWRKVWEGNRISGLDLNPDPTERHTFWTLGVGGVFLMLSLYGVNQAQVQRYLSSRTEREAVRSCYMVFPSLQLALALSCVMGLVMFARYCGEDHSDKLGTSSRDAIVLYFVMDMLQGLPGLPGLFIACLFSAALSTISSAFNSLATVTMEDLIKPHFPAMTEARAMLLSKALGSGGRSGGGSGCGFLGQHREHRHAELQHAASGLQSHPAARQHHCCHSDRAQQRHPEPTLWTEEILFLVLHVVQRIQLLHSHPNRPDYQLSHRSHERRRCDPRHNLPRIWETALFPT; the protein is encoded by the exons ATGGACCCGTCCCACCAGAAGCACTTCACCGTGGTCGACTATGTGATATTTGGCGTCTTGCTTGCTGTCTCTGTGGGCATCGGGCTGTACCATGCTCTCTCAGGTGGGCGTCAGCGCACCACTCAGGAGTTCTTGATGGCGGACAGGAGCATGAGCTGTCTTCCCGTTTCGCTGTCGCTCATCGCCTCATTCCAGTCTGCCGTGGCGATTATAGGCGTACCGGCAGAAGTCTACACTCATGGCACTCAGTACTGGTTCATCGGCTGTGCCTACATCCTGGGCCTCCTCATTCCAGCTCATGTTTTCATTCCAGTGTTGTACAGACTGCGGCTCTCCAGCGCTTACCAG TATCTTGAGCTGCGTTTCAGCAAAGCAGTGCGTATCTGTGGAACTTTGACCTTCATCTTTCAGATG GTTATCTATATGGGAGTCTGTGTGTATACTCCCGCCTTTGCACTAAATACAG TAACTGGATTTGAATTGTGGGGAGCAGTGCTGGCCACTGGACTAGTGTGCACATTGTACACAACAGTG GGTGGCCTGAAGGCCGTCATCTGGACAGACGTCTTTCAGACTCTCGTGATGTTTGCCGGGCAGCTGGCTGTCATCGTGGTGGGAGTGCAGCAGACTGGGGGAGTGTCTGAAGTCTGGAGGAAAGTCTGGGAAGGAAACCGCATCTCCGGTCTCGA CCTAAACCCAGATCCTACAGAGCGGCACACCTTCTGGACTCTGGGGGTTGGTGGGGTCTTCCTCATGTTGTCCCTGTACGGAGTGAACCAGGCTCAGGTCCAAAGATATCTCAGCTCGcgcacagagagagaagctgtCAG GTCTTGCTACATGGTGTTTCCCTCCCTGCAGCTGGCTCTGGCACTAAGCTGTGTGATGGGACTGGTCATGTTTGCACGATACTGTGGAGAGGATCACTCCGACAAGCTGGGCACCTCTTCAAGGGATGCA ATTGTGTTATACTTCGTGATGGATATGCTGCAAGGTCTGCCCGGACTGCCTGGACTCTTCATTGCATGTTTATTCAGTGCAGCTCTCAG CACCATCTCCTCTGCGTTTAACTCTTTGGCTACTGTGACAATGGAAGACCTCATCAAACCGCATTTCCCCGCCATGACAGAGGCAAGAGCCATGCTGCTGTCCAAAGCCTTAG GGAGCGGTGGCAGGTCTGGGGGCGGGTCTGGCTGTGGCTTTCTGGGTCAGCATCGGGAGCATCGTCACGCGGAGCTCCAGCACGCTGCCAGTGGACTGCAGAGCCATCCTGCTGCCAGACAACACCACTGCTGCCATTCAGACCGCGCTCAGCAACGCCACCCTGAG CCGACCCTCTGGACTGAAGAGATTTTATTCCTTGTCCTACATGTGGTACAGCGCATTCAACTGCTTCACAGTCATCCTAATAGGCCTGATTATCAGCTTTCTCACAG GTCCCATGAAAGAAGAAGATGTGACCCCAGGCACAATTTACCCCGTATTTGGGAAACTGCTTTGTTTCCTACCTGA